In Erigeron canadensis isolate Cc75 chromosome 1, C_canadensis_v1, whole genome shotgun sequence, a single window of DNA contains:
- the LOC122596442 gene encoding probable pectinesterase 29 codes for MAILETLVLVFFLFFLGSTSSTEDGGSGGGGDQKLKSWSGGGGASYQTIVVDQSGNYTSIQSAIDAVPSNNMQWICIRVKAGTYNEQVKIRYDKTMIYLKGDGKRKTYVVWGSNSSIETDATFTSEADDVVVKSMTFINSYNYPLSTNKNRIMPALAAKISGDKVAFYRVGFMGVQDTLWDVAGRHYFKLCSIRGAVDFIMGSGQSIYERCTVSVIAGFLNGQPGFITAQSRSGASEPNGFVFKDCNVIGNGTAYLGRPWRGYARVLFYNSSLSNIVVPEGWHYGTFVTNTMNDLVFAEDECRGGGSNTSGRVGWERRLSKEEIGRLTSLSYIDEEGWIRNQAFNMLSY; via the exons ATGGCTATTCTTGAAACATTAGtccttgttttctttttgttcttcTTGGGTAGTACATCATCAACAGAagatggtggtagtggtggcggcggcgatcAAAAATTGAAGTCTTGGAGTGGCGGTGGTGGGGCATCGTATCAAACGATCGTTGTTGATCAATCGGGAAACTACACAAGCATTCAGTCAGCCATTGATGCCGTTCCTTCTAATAACATGCAATGGATTTGTATTCGCGTTAAGGCTGGCACTTACAA TGAACAAGTGAAAATAAGGTATGATAAAACAATGATATATCTAAAAGGAGATGGAAAAAGGAAAACGTACGTTGTTTGGGGCTCCAATTCCTCAATCGAAACCGATGCAACCTTTACTTCTGAAGCTGATGACGTGGTTGTCAAAAGCATGACTTTCATT AATTCTTACAACTACCCGTTGTCAACCAACAAAAACCGCATAATGCCGGCTCTGGCTGCAAAGATATCCGGCGACAAAGTAGCCTTTTACCGTGTTGGTTTCATGGGGGTTCAAGATACGTTGTGGGATGTTGCCGGTAGACATTACTTTAAGCTGTGCTCCATAAGGGGTGCAGTTGATTTCATCATGGGTTCCGGTCAATCTATATATGAG AGGTGTACTGTATCGGTGATAGCAGGATTTTTAAATGGTCAACCCGGGTTCATCACGGCCCAATCAAGAAGCGGTGCTAGTGAACCTAACGGGTTTGTGTTCAAAGATTGTAATGTGATCGGAAATGGAACGGCGTATTTGGGAAGACCGTGGCGTGGCTATGCTCGGGTTCTGTTTTATAATTCCTCCCTATCAAACATTGTTGTGCCTGAAGGATGGCATTATGGCACCTTTGTCACTAACACAAT GAACGATTTGGTGTTTGCCGAGGATGAATGTCGTGGTGGAGGATCGAATACGTCGGGAAGAGTAGGGTGGGAAAGGAGGTTGAGCAAGGAAGAGATAGGAAGGTTAACAAGCTTGTCGTACATTGATGAAGAAGGTTGGATTAGAAATCAAGCATTTAATATGTTGTCTTATTAA